The following are from one region of the Oncorhynchus tshawytscha isolate Ot180627B linkage group LG24, Otsh_v2.0, whole genome shotgun sequence genome:
- the LOC112223782 gene encoding zinc finger protein 385C-like isoform X2 translates to MLLGTLSQANPLLASLSLPGRPLQTQLDIKHFLPLHVNASSPLNLFPNFNMMDPVQKAVINHTFGVAPPKRKQIISCNICHLRFNSTNQAEAHYKGHKHARKLKSMDAQRNRQRGQGSMAGRERDRDRGKTGVAKSLPALMDPSLTEGTGLLLSHQPPTRPKLDDTLQGVSPTPMPVLETSSLDALALLSPHVSPAVYQLSELTSDGSPMEGPSPTPDSNPPLEGHWESPGAPGGEEETRQGKKSPPAKQHLHCPMCKITVNSSSQLEAHYSGSKHKQMLEGQVGAQARRRGKVMSLARPTCRSKQAISSKARVGVALASQPFHCEMCEVSVNSETQLKQHMSSRRHKDRLSGKPQKPKFSPYTKSQPNPVLASVRWSGFPFGGVTSAIGKLASHCHLSTYSPQTKLALQKQLSKALSAGFLASHMNPATLCTMASNPLTLRCPPGPGHTPLIQTPLLSPALFRPAPGPLRATHTPIIFSPY, encoded by the exons GTACACTGTCCCAGGCCAACCCCCTCCTGGCCTCCCTATCCCTCCCGGGACGGCCCCTCCAGACCCAGCTGGACATCAAGCACTTCCTGCCGCTCCACGTCAACGCCTCCTCCCCCCTCAACCTCTTCCCCAACTTCAACATG ATGGACCCGGTTCAGAAGGCGGTTATCAACCACACGTTCGGTGTTGCACCGCCTAAGAGGAAACAGATCATCTCCTGCAACATCTGTCACCTCCGCTTCAACTCCACC AACCAGGCTGAGGCTCACTACAAGGGCCACAAACACGCACGCAAGCTGAAATCCATGGACGCCCAGAGGAACCGTCAGAGGGGCCAGGGCTCCATggcagggagggaaagagacagagacagggggaagacTGGAGTGGCAAAGTCTCTACCTGCACTGATGGACCCCAGCCTCACAGAAGGAACAG gcctgCTCTTGTCTCACCAGCCCCCCACCAGACCGAAGCTGGATGACACCCTCCAGGGGGTCTCCCCCACGCCTATGCCTGTCTTGGAGACCTCTTCCCTGGACGCCTtggccctcctctccccccacgtCTCCCCTGCTGTCTACCAGCTCTCGGAGCTCACGTCAGATGGTAGCCCTATGGAGGGCCCCAGCCCGACCCCAGACTCCAACCCGCCACTGGAGGGCCATTGGGAGTCCCCAGGGGCaccaggaggggaagaggagaccaGGCAGGGCAAAAAGAGCCCCCCTGCCAAGCAGCACCTCCACTGTCCCATGTGCAAAATCACAGTCAACTCCTCATCCCAGCTAGAAGCCCACTATAGCG GCTCCAAACACAAGCAGATGCTGGAGGGCCAGGTGGGTGCTCAGGCGCGACGCCGAGGCAAGGTTATGTCATTGGCTAGGCCGACATGCAGGAGCAAGCAGGCAATAAGCAGCAAGGCCAGGGTGGGCGTGGCCCTGGCTAGCCAACCGTTCCACTGCGAGATGTGCGAGGTGTCCGTCAACTCGGAGACGCAGctcaaacag CACATGAGCAGCAGAAGACACAAAGACCGGTTGTCAGGAAAGCCCCAGAAACCAAAGTTCAGCCCTTATACTAAGAGCCAGCCAAACCCTGTTTTAGCG AGCGTGAGATGGAGTGGTTTCCCGTTTGGGGGGGTGACCTCGGCCATAGGGAAACTGGCCAGCCACTGCCACCTCAGCACTTACAGCCCTCAG ACCAAACTGGCCCTGCAGAAGCAGCTGTCCAAGGCCCTGTCGGCAGGTTTCCTGGCCAGCCACATGAACCCGGCCACCCTTTGCACCATGGCCTCCAATCCTCTGACCCTGCGGTGCCCCCCGGGGCCAGGCCATACACCCCTCATCCAGACCCCCCTGCTCAGCCCCGCGCTCTTCAGGCCCGCCCCGGGGCCCCTGAGGGCCACTCACACGCCCATCATCTTCTCGCCGTACTAG